The Cryomorphaceae bacterium 1068 genome window below encodes:
- a CDS encoding SdiA-regulated domain-containing protein: protein MPKHFPTVVFVLAHILLQCQSPQSEVKDALPYRFAKPEYTFELDKDLREISGLAWWNEDTLVSIEDESATIYFLSAKDGSIIKKTDFGDKGDYEGIAVVEREIYVLRSDGDLFKVKHPLREKTKADKNETDLSQKDDAEGLCFETKSKSFLIAAKEEGETKGNRVIYQMGIGEKDIDKKPYLLIDEEALLKALHTKYGNRFGSSFKPSGIAFHPLTDDLYIVSAANHLLAAFDDNKELIDVVKLPKTYAKQVEGICFAPDGRLFISTEGGDEKGNIVVLKMMKWK, encoded by the coding sequence ATGCCGAAGCATTTTCCTACCGTAGTATTTGTTCTTGCCCACATTTTGCTTCAGTGCCAGTCGCCTCAGTCGGAGGTGAAAGATGCTTTGCCCTATCGTTTCGCAAAGCCCGAATATACTTTCGAGCTGGACAAAGACCTGCGGGAGATTTCAGGATTGGCTTGGTGGAATGAAGACACGCTGGTGTCTATTGAGGACGAAAGCGCAACGATCTATTTCCTTTCGGCGAAAGACGGCAGCATCATCAAAAAAACCGACTTTGGTGATAAGGGTGATTACGAAGGCATAGCGGTGGTTGAAAGAGAGATTTACGTCTTGCGCAGCGACGGAGATCTTTTCAAAGTGAAACATCCCTTGCGGGAAAAAACAAAAGCAGACAAGAACGAAACTGATCTTTCCCAAAAAGATGATGCGGAAGGCTTGTGTTTTGAGACAAAAAGCAAGTCGTTCTTGATTGCCGCAAAAGAAGAAGGAGAAACCAAAGGGAATCGAGTCATCTATCAGATGGGAATCGGAGAGAAGGATATTGACAAAAAGCCATATCTCCTAATCGACGAGGAAGCGCTATTGAAAGCGCTGCATACCAAGTACGGCAACCGTTTCGGGAGTAGTTTCAAGCCTTCGGGTATCGCTTTTCACCCATTGACCGACGACCTGTATATCGTATCTGCCGCCAATCATTTGCTAGCGGCCTTCGATGATAATAAAGAATTAATTGATGTCGTCAAATTGCCAAAGACTTATGCCAAGCAAGTCGAAGGCATTTGTTTCGCTCCGGACGGCCGTCTATTCATTTCTACGGAAGGTGGAGATGAGAAAGGAAATATTGTAGTCTTGAAAATGATGAAGTGGAAATGA
- a CDS encoding phosphatase PAP2 family protein, whose amino-acid sequence MKNLLSKAKRQAFVTAFLLCSCSQLMWAQSAVEDSTRQYAYEIPSVDERRAEFRRSLIAPAAFFVAGGIAFTDNPIWSDDAWEDARNRNFPDFRTTADDYLAFAPIVAAYGLELAGVKGAHSLRDRSAILFKAELIAVAIVTPLKLGTNRVRPNGDNDESFPSGHTAQAFISATFLHREYGHLSPWYSIGGYAVAGSVGVLRILNNKHYLSDVLFGAGIGLLATNLAYLTHGYKRTKRIEGLTIMPTYNEGTVGVFAGLRF is encoded by the coding sequence TTGAAAAACCTTTTATCAAAAGCGAAGCGCCAAGCTTTCGTAACCGCTTTTCTTCTTTGTTCCTGCAGCCAACTGATGTGGGCTCAGTCGGCAGTTGAGGATTCAACACGGCAATACGCTTATGAAATTCCATCGGTAGATGAACGACGTGCTGAATTTCGAAGATCGCTGATTGCTCCGGCCGCTTTTTTTGTAGCAGGTGGTATTGCATTTACCGACAACCCTATCTGGAGTGACGACGCTTGGGAGGATGCTCGGAACAGAAACTTCCCCGACTTTAGAACTACGGCTGATGATTATTTGGCATTTGCGCCTATCGTTGCGGCATATGGATTGGAACTGGCAGGAGTTAAGGGAGCTCATAGCCTTAGAGATCGCTCGGCAATATTGTTCAAAGCTGAATTGATTGCCGTTGCAATCGTGACTCCGTTAAAGTTGGGGACCAATCGGGTAAGGCCAAATGGAGATAACGATGAGTCATTTCCCTCGGGGCATACCGCCCAAGCTTTTATTTCTGCCACTTTCCTTCATAGGGAATACGGACATTTGAGTCCTTGGTATTCGATAGGAGGCTATGCCGTAGCGGGTTCGGTGGGAGTGCTGAGGATTCTCAATAACAAGCATTACCTCAGCGACGTGCTCTTTGGTGCAGGAATAGGCCTCTTGGCAACTAACCTGGCTTACCTAACTCATGGATACAAACGCACCAAAAGGATCGAAGGACTTACCATTATGCCCACTTATAATGAAGGTACTGTCGGTGTTTTTGCAGGTCTGAGGTTCTAG
- a CDS encoding T9SS type A sorting domain-containing protein, translated as MRTFLSYSMTLISILVLSPEGLAQDGIVQLQFSATQVSGKVFLDWTMNFGQTCNGIDITRSTDNINFSPVGNIQGICGSPTDTVSYSFIDESPILNQVNYYRLLMGNLGPSQTISVEIINLQGTGYQVRPNPIVEEGRIYFDNDRSEEHRLTLISTDGSMLRQLTTRNDFFVLNTIDLSAGIYIFRIETADGSIKVANKLVVAK; from the coding sequence ATGAGAACTTTTCTATCATACTCCATGACTCTGATCTCCATTTTAGTGCTTTCTCCCGAAGGACTAGCCCAAGACGGAATCGTACAGTTGCAATTCTCGGCAACCCAAGTCAGCGGAAAGGTCTTTCTGGACTGGACTATGAACTTTGGCCAAACCTGCAATGGAATCGATATCACCCGCTCGACCGACAACATCAACTTTTCGCCGGTTGGCAATATTCAAGGCATTTGCGGGAGCCCTACCGATACAGTGAGCTATTCCTTTATCGATGAATCTCCCATTCTGAATCAAGTTAATTATTACCGACTATTGATGGGCAATTTAGGCCCGTCGCAAACCATATCGGTTGAAATCATCAACCTTCAAGGCACGGGCTACCAAGTACGCCCAAACCCTATTGTTGAGGAAGGCAGAATTTATTTTGACAATGACCGAAGCGAGGAACACCGACTTACCTTGATTTCAACCGATGGGTCTATGCTAAGACAGTTGACCACGAGAAATGATTTTTTCGTTTTGAATACGATCGACCTCTCCGCAGGTATTTACATTTTCAGAATTGAAACGGCCGATGGATCCATTAAAGTGGCCAATAAGCTTGTGGTCGCAAAATGA
- a CDS encoding N-acetylneuraminate synthase family protein: MRIIAESAYNHMGQLNQVIDLLRAAKESGADYFTVQIMDPISFSDVNYSKHQLYIDHNISFDDWAKVISTGNEIGIPVIPCPLDEKSLAFVFSHNIDLIKVHATDLTNPPFLEKIKERPQTKVILETQAATNFEIRYALSIIGDQVEALLTGYSNYPTEYEDLNLDSLDALKSEYGYPVGLADHSPTITEIPLMALAKGCAYLEKHITITRNNRNFDWQVSIYPEEFRILTEKVKLFTKALGNGVKHPVENERPHRDILYKKVLPDGSIKRADDAPSFIAHTINGFSMDRVSIAIIARLKSQRLPKKVLAPLGEEKLIEALYNNISKAHRPNDIRLTTSTLADDDALADHCADLNIPVFRGHPESVIDRMLDLAWESRSGIILRVTGDNPFTSPELTDAIIELVRNENVDYARVNNVPFGMSAEAFSTKYLWDLYLRMENPMVSEYLTWFVLLDETCKKGCIDLEWKGKDLSLKNLSVDYPQDLEGCQLVLKCAGKSKVSDVSLGEAFRCCNELLTDKEDAYMKLPGGTTMLISEYIEHWKKTDYAIRKSYTV, translated from the coding sequence ATGAGGATTATCGCAGAGAGTGCCTACAACCATATGGGCCAATTGAATCAAGTCATCGATTTGTTGAGGGCGGCAAAAGAATCAGGAGCGGATTATTTTACCGTCCAGATTATGGATCCGATTTCCTTTTCGGATGTGAACTACTCCAAGCACCAACTCTACATCGACCACAATATTTCTTTTGACGATTGGGCAAAAGTGATTTCCACTGGTAATGAAATCGGCATACCGGTCATTCCTTGTCCACTTGACGAAAAGTCGCTGGCATTTGTGTTCTCTCACAACATTGACCTCATCAAAGTACACGCGACCGATCTCACAAACCCGCCGTTTCTGGAAAAAATCAAGGAGCGGCCACAAACCAAAGTTATCTTAGAAACGCAGGCGGCTACCAATTTTGAGATCCGCTATGCGCTATCGATCATCGGCGACCAAGTGGAAGCTCTGCTGACCGGTTACAGCAATTACCCCACCGAGTACGAAGATTTGAACCTCGACTCGCTGGATGCGCTGAAGAGTGAATACGGCTACCCCGTTGGTTTGGCCGACCACTCGCCTACCATTACGGAGATACCGCTGATGGCTTTGGCCAAAGGTTGTGCTTACCTCGAGAAGCACATCACGATTACACGCAACAACCGCAACTTCGATTGGCAGGTGAGTATCTACCCCGAGGAGTTTCGAATCCTCACGGAAAAGGTGAAGCTCTTTACCAAAGCCCTCGGAAATGGGGTGAAGCACCCGGTAGAAAACGAACGACCTCATCGGGATATCCTCTACAAAAAGGTACTGCCTGATGGCAGCATCAAACGCGCAGATGACGCACCGAGCTTTATCGCACATACCATCAATGGGTTTTCGATGGATCGGGTTTCGATTGCCATTATCGCTCGTCTTAAATCACAGCGCCTGCCCAAGAAAGTATTGGCTCCACTTGGCGAAGAAAAACTCATCGAGGCCTTGTATAACAACATTTCTAAAGCACACCGCCCAAACGATATTCGATTGACCACCTCAACCTTGGCCGACGATGATGCGCTGGCAGATCACTGCGCCGACTTAAATATCCCCGTTTTCCGAGGCCATCCCGAATCGGTGATAGACCGCATGCTCGATTTGGCTTGGGAATCACGATCAGGAATCATTTTGAGGGTTACGGGAGATAATCCATTTACCAGTCCTGAATTGACTGATGCCATCATCGAATTGGTGAGAAACGAAAATGTGGATTATGCCAGAGTGAATAACGTCCCTTTTGGGATGTCGGCTGAGGCTTTTTCGACGAAATATCTCTGGGATCTTTATCTCCGAATGGAAAATCCAATGGTATCGGAATACCTGACGTGGTTTGTTCTTCTCGATGAAACGTGTAAAAAAGGCTGCATCGATTTGGAATGGAAAGGAAAAGATTTGAGCCTAAAAAACCTGTCAGTAGATTATCCTCAAGACTTAGAAGGCTGTCAGCTAGTGCTCAAATGTGCGGGAAAGTCGAAGGTTTCTGATGTCAGTCTGGGCGAAGCTTTTCGTTGTTGCAATGAACTCCTTACTGACAAAGAAGATGCATATATGAAGTTACCGGGAGGAACTACGATGTTGATTTCGGAATACATCGAGCACTGGAAAAAAACGGATTATGCGATTCGAAAGTCGTACACTGTATAG
- a CDS encoding HAD-IIIA family hydrolase: protein MMSDLKECKYKLVLTDIDGVWTDGGMYYDQTGNEFKKFNTYDSAGVLWCRAAGIKVGILTGEVTDMVKRRADKLKVDYLFQGTKNKLELVNELCQENEISLEEVAYCGDDLNDMQVLEAVGLSACPSSAPKYVQKIVDQVLTKKGGEGAFREFVEEHVLAERLEELVAQVAGKKQNQ from the coding sequence ATGATGTCTGATTTGAAAGAGTGTAAATACAAACTCGTGCTGACCGACATCGACGGTGTTTGGACAGACGGCGGCATGTACTACGACCAAACGGGTAACGAATTCAAGAAATTCAATACCTACGATAGCGCAGGTGTGCTATGGTGCCGTGCCGCGGGAATCAAGGTGGGAATCCTTACGGGTGAAGTTACCGATATGGTAAAACGTCGAGCGGACAAGCTCAAGGTTGATTACCTCTTTCAAGGAACGAAGAACAAGCTGGAGCTGGTGAATGAGCTTTGCCAAGAAAACGAAATAAGCCTCGAGGAAGTGGCCTACTGCGGCGACGACCTGAACGACATGCAAGTGCTCGAAGCAGTCGGATTATCTGCTTGTCCGTCTTCGGCTCCCAAATACGTTCAAAAAATCGTAGACCAAGTCTTAACTAAAAAAGGCGGAGAGGGAGCTTTCCGCGAATTTGTAGAAGAACACGTTTTAGCCGAAAGGCTGGAAGAACTGGTGGCTCAAGTAGCCGGCAAAAAACAGAATCAATGA
- a CDS encoding crotonobetainyl-CoA--carnitine CoA-transferase: MKLRTLASDKEKNNREHHNELYLNSPIPAEEKVAQVGLYQRRQELSKVLFMNEIYQKIVGTHGVIMEFGTRWGQNLATLSNMRGIYEPFNYNRRIIGFDTFEGFLGGHEKDGNDESIEKGAFGVTENYADYLKEVLDCNQNESPLNHIDKIEVCKGDAPRELSAYLKRNPQTIIAFAYFDFDLYAPTLECLKLIKPHLVKGSVIGFDELNDPGFPGETAALHEAFGLNNVRLERNKFSAMQSYFVFE, from the coding sequence ATGAAATTGAGAACCCTCGCCTCTGACAAGGAAAAGAACAATAGAGAGCACCATAATGAACTCTACTTGAACTCGCCCATTCCCGCTGAGGAAAAGGTGGCACAAGTAGGACTTTATCAGCGTCGACAAGAACTCTCGAAGGTTCTTTTTATGAACGAGATCTATCAAAAGATCGTCGGTACCCACGGGGTGATCATGGAATTTGGAACTCGCTGGGGACAGAACTTGGCGACGCTTAGCAATATGCGCGGCATCTACGAGCCTTTCAATTACAACCGCCGAATAATAGGGTTCGACACTTTTGAAGGTTTTCTAGGCGGTCACGAAAAAGATGGCAACGACGAGTCTATCGAAAAGGGTGCTTTTGGAGTAACCGAAAACTACGCCGACTACCTGAAGGAAGTGCTCGATTGCAATCAGAACGAAAGTCCGCTCAACCACATCGATAAAATTGAGGTTTGCAAAGGAGATGCCCCAAGAGAGTTGAGCGCTTACTTGAAGCGAAATCCGCAGACCATCATCGCATTTGCCTATTTCGATTTTGACCTATACGCTCCAACGCTAGAATGCTTGAAGCTCATCAAGCCACATTTGGTAAAAGGATCGGTGATTGGGTTCGACGAATTAAACGATCCAGGTTTCCCTGGAGAAACCGCTGCACTTCACGAAGCATTTGGCTTAAACAATGTTCGCTTGGAGCGAAACAAGTTTTCGGCGATGCAGTCTTATTTTGTATTCGAATGA
- a CDS encoding N-acetylneuraminate synthase family protein has product MVKNTNNQTYLIGEIGQNHNGSVDIAKLIVDAAAREVEEQLFGLTLKGMDAVKLTKRDLKYELSDSQMRRPYNTPNSFGKTYGEHREVLELSDEEHFEVYKYAKALGLDFVETLCAPSCTSILRHFSPDYLKVASRDLTNLPLLEVLAETKLPIIVSTGMAGEKELDQAVEVITKHHDKLSILHCVSEYPTHPQNVNLKTITYLQKKYPNYGVGYSDHTVGISVPVAAVAMGATIIEKHITLDRRMKGTDQRGSLGPDGLNRMVRDIRLLEMELGEEKIFIADGVQVAKEKLERSVATNRIIASGETITAQDIHLLSPGDGYKWSEKANVIGKKTTKEIPANEVIYPKDLQS; this is encoded by the coding sequence ATGGTAAAAAACACCAATAACCAAACCTATCTCATAGGTGAAATCGGTCAAAACCACAATGGCTCAGTTGATATTGCCAAGCTGATTGTCGACGCGGCAGCCAGAGAAGTGGAAGAGCAGCTCTTTGGTCTTACCCTAAAAGGAATGGACGCCGTGAAGCTCACGAAGCGGGACTTGAAGTATGAGCTAAGCGACTCCCAGATGAGGAGACCTTACAATACGCCAAATTCGTTCGGAAAGACTTACGGTGAGCACCGCGAAGTTCTCGAGCTTTCAGATGAAGAGCACTTCGAAGTTTACAAATACGCCAAGGCCTTAGGTCTCGATTTTGTAGAAACACTTTGCGCCCCTTCTTGCACAAGCATTCTCCGGCATTTTTCACCTGACTACCTCAAAGTGGCTTCCCGCGATTTGACCAACCTTCCACTGTTAGAAGTATTGGCAGAGACCAAACTACCCATCATTGTTTCTACAGGAATGGCGGGTGAGAAAGAACTCGACCAAGCGGTTGAGGTGATAACCAAGCACCACGACAAACTATCAATTCTGCATTGTGTATCGGAATACCCGACGCACCCGCAAAATGTAAATTTGAAGACGATCACCTATCTCCAAAAGAAGTATCCCAACTATGGAGTTGGCTATAGCGATCACACTGTTGGAATATCGGTGCCAGTTGCCGCAGTTGCGATGGGAGCTACAATTATCGAAAAACACATTACGCTAGACCGCCGAATGAAGGGAACCGATCAACGTGGCTCACTCGGTCCCGATGGACTCAACCGGATGGTACGCGACATTCGCCTGCTGGAAATGGAGCTAGGCGAGGAAAAAATCTTTATCGCCGATGGCGTCCAAGTAGCCAAAGAAAAACTGGAACGCTCGGTAGCCACGAATAGAATTATTGCTTCAGGCGAAACCATTACCGCCCAAGATATTCATTTACTAAGCCCTGGAGACGGGTACAAATGGAGCGAAAAAGCCAACGTCATTGGCAAAAAAACAACGAAAGAAATTCCAGCAAACGAAGTAATTTACCCCAAAGACTTGCAATCATGA
- a CDS encoding four helix bundle protein — MKTGTLKAKSYAFAVKVVKVGYQLIEKKEFILSKQLIRSATSIGANAEEANGAYSKKDFHHKISISYKEGREARYWIMLLRHTDWLDKEKAQELLNDLEELLRMMGASLRTMRNQTK; from the coding sequence ATGAAAACAGGAACACTCAAAGCTAAGAGCTATGCATTTGCTGTTAAAGTTGTCAAGGTCGGTTATCAACTAATCGAGAAGAAAGAATTCATTCTTTCCAAACAGCTCATTCGGAGCGCTACATCCATAGGGGCAAATGCCGAAGAAGCAAACGGTGCCTATTCAAAAAAAGACTTCCATCATAAAATCAGCATATCCTACAAAGAGGGTCGAGAAGCTAGGTACTGGATAATGCTATTACGACACACCGATTGGCTTGACAAAGAGAAAGCTCAAGAATTACTGAATGATCTGGAAGAATTACTTAGAATGATGGGTGCATCTCTTCGCACAATGCGAAATCAAACTAAATAA
- a CDS encoding ABC transporter ATP-binding protein: MSKEVLVRVENVSKKFCRDLKTSLWYGVKDLTGELMGGRKGQSELRPKEFWAVQNVSFELRRGECLGLIGRNGAGKSTLLKMLNGLIKPDMGTITMDGRVGALIELGSGFNPILTGRENIYNNGSVLGISKKEIDKVIDEIIAFSEIEKFIDSPVAYYSSGMKVRLGFSVAVHMKPDVLILDEVLAVGDSGFKIKSFNKINEMMKDAAVIFVSHSMPNVAIISNKILLMEYGQMEFEGEDVSTGIDKYFEHFGGNDPKVEYDEFAQVEEVTVASSEKYLDLEGMPAVDYQDDLKVGIRVKVDPSIDWFHVKVQITDKDLKIVGIYDSFQFQEPIQNDKKTHNLEAVIPNCIFINGEYSVTIFIQQRDMVLKKWNLLGLYRYWTKFRVKASDALGYVPAVVYLPGRIH, encoded by the coding sequence ATGTCAAAAGAAGTTCTGGTAAGGGTTGAAAATGTCTCGAAGAAGTTTTGCCGCGATTTGAAGACAAGCTTGTGGTATGGTGTCAAGGATCTCACAGGAGAATTAATGGGCGGTCGCAAGGGACAATCGGAGCTAAGGCCAAAAGAGTTTTGGGCGGTGCAAAATGTGAGTTTTGAACTCAGAAGAGGCGAGTGTCTAGGTCTGATCGGAAGAAATGGCGCGGGAAAAAGTACGTTGCTTAAAATGCTCAACGGATTGATCAAACCCGATATGGGTACCATCACGATGGATGGTCGCGTAGGTGCTCTGATCGAGCTCGGTTCGGGCTTCAACCCTATCCTTACGGGAAGAGAAAACATTTACAACAATGGTTCAGTCTTGGGCATTTCCAAAAAGGAGATCGACAAAGTAATCGATGAAATTATCGCCTTCTCTGAAATTGAGAAGTTCATCGACAGTCCTGTGGCGTACTACAGTTCTGGAATGAAGGTGAGACTGGGATTCTCAGTCGCTGTCCATATGAAACCCGATGTGCTTATCCTCGACGAAGTACTCGCCGTCGGTGACTCTGGATTCAAGATCAAATCCTTCAATAAGATCAACGAAATGATGAAGGATGCTGCGGTAATCTTCGTCAGTCATTCCATGCCAAACGTCGCCATTATCTCCAACAAAATTTTGCTGATGGAGTACGGCCAGATGGAGTTTGAAGGGGAAGATGTTTCCACTGGAATCGACAAGTACTTTGAGCATTTCGGTGGCAATGATCCGAAGGTAGAGTACGACGAGTTCGCCCAAGTCGAAGAAGTGACGGTGGCCTCTTCAGAGAAATACCTCGACTTGGAAGGAATGCCTGCCGTAGACTACCAAGACGACTTGAAAGTAGGAATTCGTGTAAAGGTTGATCCTTCGATCGATTGGTTTCATGTAAAAGTTCAAATCACAGATAAGGACTTAAAAATCGTGGGAATCTATGACAGCTTCCAATTTCAAGAGCCCATCCAAAACGATAAGAAAACACACAATTTGGAAGCAGTAATCCCGAATTGTATTTTCATAAACGGCGAATACAGCGTGACCATATTTATTCAACAGCGAGACATGGTTCTGAAAAAATGGAATCTTCTCGGGCTTTACCGCTATTGGACGAAGTTTAGGGTAAAGGCGAGTGACGCGTTGGGGTATGTTCCTGCGGTGGTTTACCTTCCGGGGCGAATTCATTAG
- a CDS encoding ABC transporter permease: MERRVYTPHSNIRKPWVMVREMAIDIRKGNDLAKRLTIRDIKALYRQSFLGILWAFILPLANTLVWIFLNNSGIVSMGETAIPYPIYVFSGTMIWAIFMESMQAPIEKTTQNKSILAKVNFPREALIVAGIYQGLFNAGVKAVILIVALAIMGYFSGWSLLLFPIGVISLVLAGTAIGLMLTPLGMLYTDISKAIPLVMQFLMFFTPVVYAIPEEGLSGEILRNNPVTPLIMTTRDWLTGMEPEFLNSFIWINLIVLVLLALVMIAYRLAMPILIERMNA, from the coding sequence ATGGAAAGAAGAGTATACACGCCACATTCAAACATCCGTAAGCCGTGGGTGATGGTACGCGAAATGGCCATCGATATCCGGAAGGGAAACGACTTAGCAAAGCGGCTCACCATTCGCGATATTAAAGCACTTTATCGGCAGAGTTTTTTGGGTATTCTCTGGGCCTTCATTTTGCCGTTGGCCAATACATTGGTATGGATTTTCCTGAATAATAGCGGCATTGTTTCCATGGGCGAAACGGCTATTCCCTATCCTATTTACGTTTTTTCCGGCACCATGATTTGGGCCATATTCATGGAAAGCATGCAAGCCCCCATTGAAAAAACAACACAGAATAAAAGCATTCTTGCAAAAGTGAATTTCCCTCGTGAAGCACTCATCGTTGCCGGAATCTATCAAGGGCTTTTCAACGCGGGAGTAAAAGCAGTTATCCTCATTGTAGCACTTGCTATCATGGGCTATTTCAGCGGATGGTCGCTACTTCTTTTCCCAATCGGTGTCATATCACTGGTACTTGCAGGTACAGCCATCGGACTTATGCTGACACCGCTGGGGATGCTCTACACAGATATTAGTAAAGCAATCCCGCTGGTGATGCAATTTTTGATGTTTTTCACTCCTGTGGTTTACGCCATTCCGGAGGAAGGTCTTTCTGGTGAAATCTTGCGTAACAATCCTGTTACACCCCTCATAATGACTACCCGAGATTGGTTGACAGGAATGGAACCCGAATTTCTGAATAGCTTCATCTGGATTAACTTAATAGTATTGGTCCTATTGGCACTTGTCATGATAGCATACAGATTGGCTATGCCTATCTTGATCGAACGAATGAACGCATAG
- a CDS encoding carboxypeptidase-like regulatory domain-containing protein has protein sequence MKTKKLSIIYFLAALVLFSCKDDKDDMDTMSASGNPVGIVENSHTSGQTVSVDFRGRITNQQGEPIAGATVSAGGSVTITNAQGFYQIIDAIVDNQYALVKVEFGGKFDQFRALKPKQSGTNLVDITMIDKVANGFFSTSSGGVVDIPGGASVSFPAGELVTTGGQPYSGEVVVSTTYLDPSDPELMSYMPGSLAAVSEDGEPVGMITYGMVGVELLGATNGQQLQLAGNRKATLTLPLPETHTSHAPESISLWYFDETAGIWQEEGEASKQGSSYVGQVSHFSFWNCDVSVNTAVLEGNLVLSSSDFPISSLLVKLTRPNGSSAWAQVGAEGYFSGIIPSDEILQFEVIASECDEVLYEDEIGPFSEDTDLGEIELEISSIDLGIISLSGSIVDCDGEPMENVFITYEEIGSNVNGYFVTDEFGFYSASIPCLEEGTIVFEPFSLSELIQGEIFSLDYELSESEQYDLGQVALCDGEVIFEYLNYSDGTNELSFDEVEFIPSDDEECGELAAFLQGSGSTDYTDGIGLLNFDISDSLDFWGACSLEIEIRGYLSNGNYLVASVPAGQTIFDIIQQIEDGTTTLLEATMTYGEAFSGVTEVNIYEDDMSTTPLSTYEPDEVNIDFLVVYEE, from the coding sequence ATGAAGACCAAGAAACTATCCATTATTTATTTCCTGGCAGCCCTTGTGCTGTTCTCATGCAAAGATGACAAAGACGACATGGACACGATGTCCGCGTCAGGTAACCCTGTTGGAATCGTAGAAAACTCTCACACTTCCGGTCAGACGGTCAGTGTAGATTTCAGAGGTAGAATAACGAATCAACAAGGAGAACCAATAGCGGGCGCTACAGTAAGTGCAGGTGGTTCGGTAACCATTACCAATGCACAAGGGTTTTACCAAATTATTGATGCCATTGTCGACAATCAATACGCCTTGGTCAAAGTAGAATTCGGTGGAAAGTTTGATCAGTTTCGAGCTTTGAAGCCAAAGCAAAGTGGGACCAATTTGGTCGACATTACCATGATTGATAAGGTAGCCAATGGTTTTTTCTCTACTTCCTCCGGTGGGGTCGTGGATATACCGGGAGGCGCGTCAGTTTCTTTTCCTGCAGGAGAATTGGTCACTACAGGTGGTCAACCTTACTCAGGCGAAGTGGTCGTGTCTACCACCTACCTGGACCCGTCTGATCCTGAGCTCATGTCTTATATGCCCGGCTCATTAGCAGCAGTGAGTGAAGATGGTGAGCCTGTGGGAATGATCACGTACGGAATGGTAGGGGTTGAACTTTTGGGTGCCACCAATGGACAACAATTACAATTGGCAGGTAATCGAAAAGCTACACTGACTTTACCGCTACCCGAAACACATACTTCACACGCACCTGAGAGTATTTCACTTTGGTACTTTGATGAGACTGCCGGTATTTGGCAAGAAGAAGGCGAGGCTTCCAAACAGGGAAGCTCTTACGTAGGACAAGTGAGTCATTTCTCTTTTTGGAATTGTGATGTGTCAGTAAATACGGCCGTATTGGAAGGTAATTTGGTTTTATCTTCAAGTGATTTTCCCATCAGTTCTCTTCTAGTCAAACTCACTCGTCCCAATGGATCGTCGGCTTGGGCTCAAGTCGGTGCTGAGGGTTATTTCAGTGGGATAATTCCTTCTGACGAAATTTTGCAGTTTGAAGTAATAGCCAGTGAGTGCGATGAAGTTTTGTATGAAGATGAAATCGGACCATTCTCGGAGGATACTGACCTTGGAGAAATCGAATTAGAAATTTCAAGTATCGACTTAGGTATTATTAGTCTTTCGGGATCGATTGTGGACTGCGATGGTGAACCAATGGAGAATGTTTTTATTACATACGAAGAGATAGGAAGTAATGTGAACGGCTACTTTGTTACGGATGAGTTCGGATTCTACTCAGCCTCTATTCCTTGTTTGGAAGAAGGAACAATCGTTTTTGAGCCTTTCAGTTTGTCTGAATTGATTCAAGGAGAAATCTTTAGTTTAGACTACGAACTGAGCGAGTCAGAGCAATATGATCTGGGGCAAGTTGCTCTTTGTGACGGAGAAGTGATTTTTGAATACTTAAATTATTCCGACGGGACCAATGAGCTGTCTTTTGATGAGGTGGAATTCATACCATCAGACGACGAGGAGTGTGGAGAACTGGCTGCGTTTTTGCAAGGGAGTGGGTCTACGGATTATACCGATGGAATAGGATTACTCAACTTCGATATTAGTGACTCGCTAGATTTTTGGGGAGCTTGTTCCTTAGAGATAGAAATCAGAGGTTATCTCTCCAATGGAAACTACTTAGTGGCGAGCGTTCCCGCAGGACAGACCATATTTGATATCATCCAACAAATAGAAGATGGAACGACTACTCTATTGGAAGCGACTATGACATATGGAGAAGCCTTTTCGGGAGTGACTGAAGTCAATATTTATGAAGACGATATGAGTACAACTCCGCTCAGTACCTACGAGCCGGATGAGGTCAATATTGACTTTCTTGTCGTGTATGAAGAGTAG